One Triticum dicoccoides isolate Atlit2015 ecotype Zavitan chromosome 3B, WEW_v2.0, whole genome shotgun sequence genomic window, CTTGTGTGGCCGGTTTATAGATTATACATAGCACTGGGTTATGGTTAACCGACTTGATAttgtctctttttttttttgcaaagaaCCGACTTGCTATTGTCAGCAAGATATTTAACACTATACCACACAATGGTAAGTTTCATTGACTTTTCTTGATCTTGGAAACTACCACTGATGACTAATGGCATTGACATTGTATTGGTGCTGAAGTTCCACGTGATAACTTGTTAGCAAAAAGGGTTGCAACTTAGATGTTGCTTCCTTGGTCAAAGGAGTCAGAAAAAAGATGTTTTCAAAATATACCAGCATGGAGTTGACGGCTAAGCCTACAAAACATTTAAAATAACCAAACTTTGTATTTCTAAGTTATAAAGTTGCCAGCAAATCTTAGTCACACAAAGGTCGGTAAACGGCAAAAAGATGACCATGCGCAAGGGATGGGGTTCTCTGCCCATAATTTCCATCAACAAATATCATCTAAATAAGTAGCTTAATAGTGGGTACTAATTGTGTTGTCATTTCAATTTGGGACATAACACAACTGAAGTCTAGGACCATTACACAGACTTCACACTGATTACATAAGAACCTCAAATTTGTAAGTTGGAAAGAATATGAAAAAGTCTCCTAGGCTTCCTCTCGCTCAAGCTTAGGAAAACTCTAACCAATCCCCAATAAGTTAATGGAGTAAACGGCTTAGTGGAGTATATATACCCCACAAAGTTTTGGCCGgacctagccgatcccctaaacttaGCGGAGTGAAAAAAATTCATTTGCATTTCAATTTCGGCCAACAAAACACATTTCTTTGCTTCTTTATTTCATTCAACGACACTGGATTACATAATAATTCACCAACTCTTTGCAAAgagcaaagaaaacaagaaccacaattgGACATTTTAGAAGATACCCAATTTTCctaactgctcccactagttggatTAGTATCTTTTTGATGccttcattgttgatctgcagatTCTCGATCTTGCATACttcattcttcttctttgattctaaagaagtagacgttgcttcccctcTAATTTCTTCTCTAATCTCACATCTAGTCTCATCTTTAGCCTCaattctagcaacaagtgcacgccATTTATTAATTTTTGTGCTATCAATAGTTCGATGTATGCTTCTTCCCAATACTAAAACGAGCATCCATCATCCTAGACACATTGATGAGCATCAATGAGCTACCGAAATTGAACCGAATCTGGTGACAAACCGAATCAAAACAAGCACATACCCCATCATTTgtgcatttgaagaacacccatccggaATGTTGCGGCCTGGTAGAAACTCGGCGCACCACTTGCTGTGTGCAGTCATCGCATTGTATGACCGACAACTACGAGCCGGCGAACCGCCGACGGGAGCAATCAGAGTGGCTAGAGGAAGAGTTGGTAGCTGCATGCGGCGCGGAGGCTTTGCCGTGGCTGTGTGGGCCTCTTCCCGGCTAATCCATGGCAAGGCGCAGCCGCCGCCAGCCGGAAACGCCAAATCCGGCAGCGGCGACAACAACCATAGATCCCCTCGATTTTTGGCCAGCAACGGGATGAGGTGGTAGTGTCTGATAGCGGCGGAGGCCTCCAAGGCTTCCCCTGCGGCGGGCCGGTGCCGACAGGGAGGGGAAGGggtaggaggggcgacgggggctaAGATGCGGCGCGGGAGGGGAGGGAGAGGCAGCTGAGGAGAGCCGCGGCGTTTTACTCGGCGGAGGAGAGAATCAATATAAATAGGGGAATTTTTAGGAAGAGGAGTAAAATTTACTCCGTTAGGCTGGATTGGGGATCGGCTAGGTGCGAGTTAGTGGAGTAAAAAGCTAAATAGACTCCACTAACCGGTTATAGGGGATCAGTTAGAAATGCCCTTATTTCAGAAATTAAGCTTACAAATAAGCTGAAGCTCAGCAAAAGTTGGTATGTAGTGAGCTAAACATAGAGAAATATAATTCTATCATGCATTGGATATCCCGGGAATAAATGAGCCATTGATCGCATTGGAGATTCGTGCACCATAATATGTATTCATTTTGTGTATCTTCTTGTACTCTTTTTTTCCGATAAAGGGCGaactttattgactcaaaatgaagcatcaaggggATACAAAACATAATGAGTCCACActcggcctctgcatagctaggatgcacacagtCAACAACAACACGCACACAAAAACACGCcatcaaatagcaaagtcatatcagacCAAAGCTATATGGAGGcatcaaaataaaaaaaaatctgatCCGCGGTTGACAAACTACAAAAGaatgaccatatccgcaccaaccatctcaCGGCACCACACGGACAAAGATGTTTCTTCAACagcaatgccttcaagaagggagcgatGCTCAAGCACAgccgtcaccggatccaaccacctAAGGTTAGAATCTAAGTTTTCACCCTAAAGAATCGGTCCGAGCATGTCCGAGCAATGCCTTCATCAAGGTGACAATATAAAAACATCGCGATTGCCAGGTATAGACAACTTGAGTCAGACCTAGGTTTTCACCCCGAAGCTCGAGACCGAGTGCTTGTAGCACCACCATCAAAACCATTCATGTGTTGTCACCACCATGTTTTCACGATCCCAGCAGTCAGATGCGAAAACTGCACAACCATTCATCTGCGTCAAGTCTTCTTCCATAGTTTGCATTTCTCCGCCGAAGCCAGCCACCGGATCTGGAGTTGGAACCCTCAGGAAATCCTTTTGATATCCACTGCAGTTCGCAACGAGGCCACCGCCCCATCGCACAGACACACCAAATTTTACCTTTTGTGAGGACTACCTGAGATGCTATGCTCCACCCACCATGATATGGAATGCTTCATCTACTCATACTTTATCATGTGATCTTCAAGGTTGTGTGTTATCTTTTTGACCAATTGTCCAATTTCTAATATATTTGCATATTTTATCTTTGTTTCGGAAAACAATCATGTCGTCTCACTATGGATTGTCATGTTCCATAGCATATCATTATGTTTTATTCCGTGTCAATATATTTTGGCGACTActctgcgccggcgcaccggcgcaaTCGATTCGGCCAGACACCGCGCGGCCGTTTGATTTGattatatttaaccgtcaaatcctGTATCGTTTTCTCCTAATAAAGCGCATCCAACAGAGGAAAAAAACAAAGCAGCGCCGCCTCCAAGACTCGCCATGGATACCGATGTAGTAGCAAACCTTGAAGAACCGCCGCCCGTTGCCACCCTCGCTGGCCTTGTCGCCGCTCTCCTCCCTCGCCGTCGGTCACCACCGGTTGCCGCCCTCGCCGTCGGTCACCACCGGTTGCCgccctcgccgccgctcgccgccctcgccgttgTTCACCACTGCTTGCCGCCCTCGCCGTCGATCACCACCGGTCGGCGCCCTCGCCACCTCTCGCCGCTCTCGCCGTTGGTTAACACCGGTCGCCGCCCTCGCTGCCCTCGCCATCGGTCACCACCGGCCACCGCCGGCATTTCTCGCCAGCTCCATGCATGCAACAACATGCACTTGTGGTTGCAGCTCCGGGGGAGATGGCTGCAGGTCCGGTGGTGCCGGCCGCCGGGCCGCAACACTTGTCATTCAGCTTGCGATGTACCTCCCGTGTGCCCGCCCGAGGCTCTTGCTAGTTCCAACAAAAAAAGATGCTGATTGTAGCAAAAAAGTTTATCGCTTCCAGCAAAAAAAGCTTACCGCTGCCGCCCACTGTCGTCATTGTAGCAAAAATGTTAACTAGATGTAGCTTTTGTGGTTGCTGGTTGCAGCAAAAAAAATGCCGTGGTTGTAGCAAAAACAAAATAAACATCGGCCAGCCGTTGTGTATGGTGGTAACAAACCCTGTAGCCGGTGGTAGCAAAAAACTTCATAGTTTGCAGCAAAAAACGTTGTCGCCCGTCGTCGAGGTTGCATCATCTTCGCGAATTATGTCGCAAAAAGTTTGTAGCCGGTAGTAGCAAATGAAGCTACTGGTAGTAGCAAAACAAgacactggttccagcaaaaaaaaatcAGTGACAAAACCTGTTGTTGGTTCTAACAAAAATAATGTTGGTTGTAACATCCCTCGCCACCGGATGTAGCATCTCCCGCGGCCGGTTGCAGCACTccataaaaaagaggaagaagCTATGTATGGACGCATCCATCGCGACTGTTGCATCCATGGCAGTCAACGGTTGAAGCTTTTTCCTGCGGCTGGTTGAAGGTTTTTCCGTCAACGGTTGCAGCTTTTTCCTTTTCATAGTGCttgttgaagcttttttcatctaCGGGTGAAAGCTATTTCTGTCAATGGTTTTAGCACTGACTGGCCCCTAGCTTTCGCCATCTCCGGTCGAAACTTTTCAATGATCGGTTGTAGCTTTTTGAGGTGCCGGTTGCAGCTTTGTGGGTTGCACAGAATTGGTTGTAGCACCCATGCAGCAAAAAATCAACGAGATTCCAGCAAAATTTACCATCGATTCCAGCAAAAAATCTCAACAGTTGTAGCGGGGAGCAGTTTGAGATGCGTGGGACTGGGGaggtaaggggagaggaagaaGCGGCAAGGTCAAAGGAAAAAAAAGCAGAAGAAAATGCAGCATGGAAGAGACAAAGAAAGCGCTCGAGGCCCACCAAACGCATGTGCTGGCCTGTTCCCGCAAAGAGTGAGCGAGCGAGCGGGCGACCGGCCGAGCGCTCGGCCGGTCGTCCGTAGGGAAACGTTTCCCATATATTTTTGGTTGATGTTACGTTTCTCCTTCAAATTCTATCATCAAGTTTCTCCATGTTTCAGAATTCAACATTAAAACTTGTCAAAATAGGATTCTAGACTGGTCATGTTTCAAAGTCCTAattctcaagaacacaaatatgcaAACTAGTTATAGACGGGAGGAAAATTGGTTTGAAAAATTTAAATAGATTCAAACGTGGAAATCACATGAAGTATGTATGGATATAGCACCATTGCACTTTTTTTTTACTTTAATACATATCCACTACTCATTTACCGTGGTCCACAACGCAAACTACTCCGTGTAGCAGTGTATTTAACTTGAATATGTGTGTGGAATGGGAGAGGAAGTTTTGAAAAACAAACAATGCACACTGTTCATTTGGTGTGCTGACATACACTTCCATATAGTGTATTAAACTAAGTATATGAAAGGGATTCATTACAACGATTTCTAGTGAATTTTTGGCACGAACCTCCTCAAACATATATGCAAGATAAATGGCAACGCGACGTCCTCAAAAAAGAAGCCGGAAGCATTATTGTAAGCTTCAAAGTTTGGCGCATTTGTCCCCAAATTAAACATCTGACTTTCCACCAAGGCGACACGTGAAGAAGGCGGGCCAATCGATCTCCACTGGGAACGCCGTCTTGCAGCCGTCGAGACCACGGCAAAACTGCTTGTCGGTCGTCTCCTCCATTGCGCCGCTTTCCAGATCGGCGATGTACATGCAGCGGTGAAGGTCCTTGATCAGCAACGTGCCGCTCCTCTCCCCCAAGCACATGCACACCGGCATGTCGATTTGCTTCTGCCCGGGTGGTCGCAGCTCCACCACCCCAGCTCGGCACCAGTCTCGGCCACACTCCTCGCCGCCGTCCCCCCTCGTCCAGGTCTCTACTCGGAGGGGCTCCCTGAAAAGGCAGAGCGACGATAGCGCCGTCTCGTCGGCCGCGACGCTTATCCGTGGCGTGTCGTAGAGGTGGTATTCCATGTCGCGCGGCCTCGGGGCCGGGAGCTTCTGCAGGGACACGCGGCCGGTCACGGCGTCCACGTCGATGGCATGGAAGTCCACCAGGTCCCAGATGAGCCAGTGCACCGTCCCGTGGCGCACCACGGCGCCGCGCTGCTTCAACGGCCCGAAGATGCCGTGCTCCATCGGGCTGAAGAGCTTGCTGGGCGCGCTCCAGCTCGGCTCGCCGCCGGACGAGAACGTCCGGAGGTCGTACTGGTGGCTGCCCTCGTTGTTGTAGCCGACGATCAGCACCTTGAAGGACGTGGGCCCCTGGTTCACGACGGCGTACGCGCTCGCGTCGGCGTAGTCGAAGAACCAGCCGCGCTCGAGCGGCGGGAGCACGTCGCACGCGCCGGAGTGCAGGTTGCACACGGCCAGGTGGTCCACGTCGACGCCCGGctccgcgcccgcgcccgcgccgccggcTGGGACGAAGCGCACGAGGAGGAGGCCGCGGTGCGAGGCGAGCGGCACCGCGCGGTCGAAGATGCCGGCGGCGCCGGGCACGAAGGAGCCCAGGAAGGGGCGTTCGGACCCGAGGACCGACCCCGGCGCGCGGACGAAGCCCGGCGAATCAGGGACGTCCCCGTGACCCTCTCCGCCGGGGCGGCGGCACCACTCCTGGCCGAAGAAGCCGAGGAGCGAGGAGGGGTGGCGCGTGCCGTCCGGccagcggcggcggaggaaggacgGGTCGGCCACCAGCGTCCTCCAGCGCCTGCACGCCGCGGCGCAGCGGAAGAGGCCCGCGGCGTCCGGCACACGCGCGAGGATctccagcgcgacgtcctccgggAGCGCGGCCGGCGGCGACGCCATGGCCTTCTGATCTCTCACCATCGATCGATCCCCGCACGTACGTATGTATGGTATGGTAAGTGGACGTCGCGAAAGATCGAGATGCGGGATTAGCTGCTGCTATCTTGGATGATTCGTTGCTGATCGATTAGAGAGGGCGCCGCATTATATAGTGAAGACACGATTACGTCTGCGTAATCGCCGGTCCGGGTCCGACTGCCCCGGCATGTCACGCTGCATAAAGTGTACTGCTTTCGTAATTATTCTTACGGCTTAGTACTATTCCGACTCGTCTCAGGTTAATCCTGGGATTATTACTGCACGCAAGACATGAGCACGGAGAGACAATTTTTCCACTTAAGcaaattgtaacgccccggatacaacatttcatattcgtaactccgactcttgcctttttcggagatgctatataatatttccttcgtggttgggtttttgtcgtttgttttgcattttgttcttgttatgcatctcgtatcatgtcatcattctcattgcatcggcatcattttcataaaacttgcatccgttcgggtttcgtCGGTTCTCTTCGTTGTCCATTCCAAGCCCCGACACtctcacacgcgcccgcggcacctccgaaatattattttataagcggcataaaaatgttctcggaatgggttgcaacttgtcgtgcggtcttattatagtgtagacaggccgcctgccaagtttcgtcgcattcggagtccatttgatagcccatccgttaaatatatagcggcaccgttgccggtaccttcgtcggacgttttcggtctccgaaaactgttgccgggctgccttctcttctctcttctcaaccCAACCCCCCTCTGCACAGCCCATCTAACCCGGCTTAAACCCCCCCTCTGACCGGTGTCGTTGGATCGTCATCGGAGGCTCCGAAACCCCTCCTaaatccccctaaccctagccttaccctatataaacacccctcctTCCAAATTGGGctaccctagccttcccctacccctAGCCTCCTCCCACCTCAAAGCGACCGCCGCCAGCCACAGCCAGCCACTTGTCGCCGCCActtggcctcctcccgcgccgccaGCTCGCCGCCCAGACGCGCCCGCGGCCAACCCGGACGCGCCACGTCGCCCCAACCAGcatccaccgccgcggcccgcgaagCCCACGGGGAGACCGCCCCGGGCCGCGCCCGGGCCCAACCCCGTGCGCCCCTGACCCCTCGCCCGCTTCCCCTCGTCGTCCCCTCGTCCTTGCGCTCCGGCCACCAGGGGCCTCGCCGGAGCAGGAACACCCGACCCCGCCACCTCgcagcctcgtcgccggcgagcaaccaggtcgccgcctccctctctctcccgtctCTCCCTctggtatctctctctctctcttagatctctctctccccttgcaGGAGCGCCGCCGTCGCCAGGAACCGTCTTGACCCGACGAGCTGCTGCCGGATCCGTCCTCTGCTCCCTCCCCCGCGTCCATTCCCGACCTCCacgcccgtcgccgtcgccgagaGGACCTCCTGCCGCCGGTCTTCTTCTGCGTTGGAGGGTGAACGAGGCAGCGCTCGCTGCCGTTGACCGCGCCGCCGCCGTGCTGGTCAGCTGCGTGGGCTGCCAGCCGCGCCAAGCCCCAGCCCACCAGATCTGCCGGCCTGCCAGGCCTCTCCTCCAGCCGGGCctcagcccatgggtgagctgccccagCGCCTCCCTTTTTTTCCTTCTGCTGGGCCTGTTCCAGTGGTTTCGGCCCGCGTAGGGTTTTTTTAGCATCTGTgaatttgtctaattatccagcgatttacagatttgcagaaaactcCCTGTTGTTCATGCTTTTAATAACTCACAaaatatgcatcatatgtaaataatttatatatgtaaaatgctcagaaaattgtgtagattaataatatgccactttcatctatgttaaaaatgtttaacttgttgtttgtttaaatttgctaatatgccatgttaaaatgctttaattcataactaaataaccgtagctccgttttaaacaaactttatatgtaaatggggtggaaaaatgcctagattaacatggtgcactttattttcctgtttaacaacaataaaaattgtgtttagggcagaacagtaccgaatctaaaatatgcatatggga contains:
- the LOC119278298 gene encoding uncharacterized protein LOC119278298 is translated as MVRDQKAMASPPAALPEDVALEILARVPDAAGLFRCAAACRRWRTLVADPSFLRRRWPDGTRHPSSLLGFFGQEWCRRPGGEGHGDVPDSPGFVRAPGSVLGSERPFLGSFVPGAAGIFDRAVPLASHRGLLLVRFVPAGGAGAGAEPGVDVDHLAVCNLHSGACDVLPPLERGWFFDYADASAYAVVNQGPTSFKVLIVGYNNEGSHQYDLRTFSSGGEPSWSAPSKLFSPMEHGIFGPLKQRGAVVRHGTVHWLIWDLVDFHAIDVDAVTGRVSLQKLPAPRPRDMEYHLYDTPRISVAADETALSSLCLFREPLRVETWTRGDGGEECGRDWCRAGVVELRPPGQKQIDMPVCMCLGERSGTLLIKDLHRCMYIADLESGAMEETTDKQFCRGLDGCKTAFPVEIDWPAFFTCRLGGKSDV